The DNA window agtttccAACAGACGGAACTAACACTGGGCCAGTTAAACTTTATACTCTactacaaaacaataaaaatcagGATACAAAAAACTAAAAGCCTCATATGAAGCATCTATAAAGGGATGGATTGCTCTTGATTTAAGTGTTTAATGTTGAGAGGGATATTATCTAACGCTGTGGTGCAGAGATTGGGTTGCTTGATGAAAAATAATACTAACTACTACTAGTTCAGAGTATTCTTATCAAACAATTCGTTGAAAATCTTTGTGAGAGGCTCTCACTCAGAATCTTACAGAGATTATGGGAAGGCATAACATGTACCTGCACGGGAATCTTCTGAGAGACATTTGAGCCACATCGTTGATAAATCTTAACtgagctgaaaaacaaaacacacaaaataaaataagacagtgacatattattattaacatATATGTTAATAATTTCAAAAATGAACAGTAAGAAAATAttaattcatatttttaaaaatcaagcaAAATCCTCATTTCTAATTAATTTAATTGACCTGTTGGCCTTTGTTGTGATTTTAGATATAAAGAATAAAGCATATTTGACTCAACGGGTGCAAAATGAAAGAATCAAGCCAATATAATAGAACCTCAAATATTAATACTGAAatcaatgttccctctaatttttcatgtgtctgagcagacataCAAGttccctgagcacactgaggaccactgtgagcaacatcagatgggtacgctgtggccacacaccagtatcatgcttgttcaaaaccttggatcatagcaagttacatggcttattaaaagaatcaaatgacagcagcacataaaatgaaaaagacaaaaatcttgtttttcatgagatgtgtactatgttatatgtgagagtcctgctttaaccataggaagaggACTGCTTTGGCCTGGGAAAAAATCTCACTCGGTTGGTACACTCAGTTTTTCACTcaatggtacagaaaacaatattactggtctaattaactagattatatcagttctaaaattagatattaattaatatgtttctgttgaattttattttgtgtgctgcatagattttcttgtgcgctgagGATCTGCAAGCAGTGCGCAATTGCGCAAGtgcgcagcttagagggaacattgacTGCAATCAAGAACAGATAATAGAAAGCACAATGAGCAGAAGGTCACGTGCACGGGAGTATGGGGGCGTACCTTGGTTCCTCAGGGGGTTGCTGAGTTTGGGGAGGTATGGCAGCAGTTCAGTCTGCAGACTCACAGGCGTTAAACAGAAGCTCCCAAACAGAGACTGAGCAGCCAGACAGTTCTCTTGGTGCtaatataataaaaaacaaaaatcagttTCATTAACATTAATTCCTCAGCATAGACTGTATTTACAACACTGTAACTAATTCTGTTtaatgtttctctcttttcccgAGTTCATGATTCCCTGAACTAATCGTTGTTAACGATATACAAATACAAAACATTGCAGCTTAGAAGTTCCTTACATTCTTGTTGACCAGTAGCCAGTTCGGTTTGTACAGTGGTCTGAAGCCAACAGAAGTGTGCCGAGTATTGGAATAAAGAATTCCTCTGGTAGCCACTGATGACCCATAATCCCTCATGGTGCTGCGAGTCTGGACACAACACAGTCAGAGTACTACGTCAGACATGCACTTATTGAAATTAAGCAATAAAAATGGTTGCATTGCTACACTGAAGtgaatcaacacacacaaatgtagtGCGTCAAGCCAgcaaatactgtaaatgtgaaACATAAAATGGTTAGAAAAGACTGACCATCCAATTGGCAGCAAGAAGGTCGGCATCAGACTGATACTTGCTGGCCTCGGCCACATCATCCACCTCAGAAAAGAAATCCAGgtaattctgatggagatacAGGTTGAAGACTTCCCCAGACATGTGTGAATGCTCAACAACCATCTGTCCAGAAGGCAAGTTAACATGAGCGTTAAATCTAGCGTGTTGCTGTTGGCTATCAGTTAAAggtaaataaaccaaaacatgaaaaaaaaaacctcagggGTGATTAGTAATGGATCCCTCTGATGATGAGCCAAGTGAGATGGTAGAGCAGGTCCAGGAGCACATTGAGCTGCTTCAGGACTTCCATGATTCCCTCCTGATGATCAGAAATGAATGCAATGACTAAACAATGTATCAATATCCATCATGTGCTTCTAATCCAGGATTTTCTGCTGGAAAAACCTGAATTTTATTGAAGAGGTGCAATGAAAGCTTAATTTTACCAGTACTGCAGTAAAGATGTCAGAGTGTCACACAGAAATTCAGTGAGGACCCAAAAAGGAGGGAAGGATTGTTTATAGAGAAATAACTCACGTTTGCAGTGCAAGATCTTTCCCAGAGCTCGGAACAGGAATAGAGACGCATCCTTGCCCCCAATAGCAGGTTCTTGAtccatctgttttgtttttttagaccttttcttcttcatctgcttTATTCCAGAAGGAACATGTCTGTCTTTTCTAGTCCACAGTGCTTTATCTGTTGACATGTATAAAAGGATTgtcaaacattaaaataaaactatgCATGAtctactgtgtgtgtggtgtgacaACACACCTGGAAATGAAATAAACTGAAGGCTGTTGAGTGCACTGCGAATATCTCCTGAGCTTCCTGAACACAGTGATTCCAAAGCTGCCGCGTCCAAGACACACATCTTCCCACAGCTCTGCTTAGAGGAAATATATATTGCAGGGTATACATAAAAATCAAATATGTCATCAGCATCAAGAATTCTGCTCACCTTTCCTGCCTCCACAGTTGAAATTCTAGTCAAAACCTTCATCATTGCAGTCGGAGCCACAGGATTAAAACTggtggcaaaaaaaacccaaaacaacaaagGTCTATCACAGACACTCAGTGTAAAACACTAGAATTAAATTTttgtttaataataataatgaagaatgctaaaaaaaaattctgaaaaGAACATTCCTAAATTCGACAAGCAGCTATTGGAACAATTGGATATTTTAGTAAACAGACACACTTGACACCTATCAAATGACATGATCTATGAATTAAATATCAGAATACTTATTACTAAAAATTGATCGCAGGCAAAATATGATTATATTACATTTTAGCACTGATCTACTACAAATCCAATTCATTATCTCTTTAGTTtttatagcatctgttacaatcaaaatttcTAGaaactttacagaaacccagaccCTAAACCCCCatcccccaacaagcaacagtggcaaggaaaaactcccctctcagaggaagaaaccttcagtaggaccaggctcataggtggtgagctgctgctgaagggcagaggagaagggggaggacagatgtTGTTTTTGCATTAACTAACCTGATATTAGTGATGTTCAGCTCCTCTTGGAGATCTTTGGGGAAAAGAGAGCGTGAGCTGCTGTCTCTGTTGACACTGTCTGACATTATGAAGACCAGTGGGCATCGGCTGCTCCTCACAAACTGCCTGTAGAACACACGACATTTGCAAATACATGATGACCATCCAACTCCAAATTAATCTAAACTCCCAGGAAATTGAAAAGAGAATTTTAGAAAGAGGTTTGCTATTCAATTACTGTGGTTGTTATTGCCATTTTTGCTTCTGCTTTTACAGTTTCTATTTTCCTTGCAGATGTAATGTGCCTTATCATCAGTGTCAATATTTTATGTAACTTTGTAATGTAAATTTTATGTAACAAATGTTGACATGTTGCTGAAGTTTATGAACTTCTCTGTATATGTGGCATCGACTGCACGTCTGTACGTGTCAAGGAGAGGGATCCCTCAGAGGTAGGACCTCTTGCAGATTATATACTTTTTCCTACTACTTTTtgaatgtatatattttatgtaCAAAAATGCAATTTGGGCAGGATTTGAGGATATGCTGTGAATGGTCCCCTCGTAGACATTAAGAATTGTCCCCCAAACAATCCTATGTTGTCTTGGATGTGTGCCAAGATAATCTGTTTCAGTCTCTGAAATAACATCCCCAGGGATTATTCTGCTTCACCATGATTCAGTGTAGGGGTGGAATTGGGCAAGAGAAGCttctgtctggaaacttctctttttttcccccaaataatCTTCAAACAATTGAATTTATTACAGCTGGACTCCAATCAAGCTCTACAACATCCCAAAGATAACAAAGGGAATTGCATGGACCCCATACTAAAAAGTGTCAAAGCAAATTGTCTACAAGTCAATATTTAATtgagttttttggtttttaaaaagaattgcaaaaaacaatggaaaagttATATTCTCACTACATTACTTTGGGGTATTAAAGGCGCATGTTATGCTGCTTTTGGGCGATTTTGTATACGCTTTATTGGACACCTAATACTGGATCTGAGGTCTCCTTCCCCGAATTCCACCTTGGTGCAGAATTTTAGCCACCAGAAGCCAGTCCCGATGAACTTTAGGACAGGCctaaatgaggagagaggcaggCGGGGATGCAGGGTGGGGGTGTCTGGCCTTGTGCCACTGTTTACACTGGATGGATCtcttgggggggtgggggttttGGTTCATGCAGAGGAGGCCGATATATGTAAATTACTGAATTAATTAGCCCATTTTACCAGTGGGTGGGCTACAGAGAGTGCAGGACTCGTTGGCTTTCTTCATTctgtcattattgttgttgttgttgttaatattAGCCAGTATGTTTTCAGATAATGctttaaacaaaaataaaatgcaacatgattacaaaaataaaaggtcTAAAAAGTTCTAGAGGCACTTTTGTGACCACATTTAAAATGGGCTGGTGTGAAAGCATTTATATTAGGAGTGACACATGACTTTACCTCAGGATATCATGCAGGCTTCCATGTTGTCTGAGGAACTGGTTGGGAAAATCCTTAGAGAGGACAAGTAATAACTAGAATAAGTCAGGCATGAATACAAAGAAATTATTTTGATAGATAAT is part of the Takifugu rubripes chromosome 21, fTakRub1.2, whole genome shotgun sequence genome and encodes:
- the rad17 gene encoding cell cycle checkpoint protein RAD17 isoform X1 gives rise to the protein MDWLTVGDKAAAKRHNRWVDPSFTDLPLQHKNEVKRPRKRKGDASSSDQIFYRPNKQSQTDEDEPWVDRYSPSCQAELAVHKKKIEEVENWLRIHTTTSKGGILLLTGPSGCGKTTTVRVLAQELSIRIHEWTNSSNMESYSSSSQYEFRMNGLSYSSQSAQFREFLLRANKYNWLKIVGDDGTTDKKLILVEDFPNQFLRQHGSLHDILRQFVRSSRCPLVFIMSDSVNRDSSSRSLFPKDLQEELNITNISFNPVAPTAMMKVLTRISTVEAGKQSCGKMCVLDAAALESLCSGSSGDIRSALNSLQFISFPDKALWTRKDRHVPSGIKQMKKKRSKKTKQMDQEPAIGGKDASLFLFRALGKILHCKRGNHGSPEAAQCAPGPALPSHLAHHQRDPLLITPEMVVEHSHMSGEVFNLYLHQNYLDFFSEVDDVAEASKYQSDADLLAANWMTRSTMRDYGSSVATRGILYSNTRHTSVGFRPLYKPNWLLVNKNHQENCLAAQSLFGSFCLTPVSLQTELLPYLPKLSNPLRNQAQLRFINDVAQMSLRRFPCRLKLETLTDKDPGELKIDAEEEQEDKQCQDGAEAPHPVTDHILLDEEDLIIDEYDSD
- the rad17 gene encoding cell cycle checkpoint protein RAD17 isoform X2; the protein is MDWLTVGDKAAAKRHNRWVDPSFTDLPLQHKNEVKRPRKRKGDASSSDQIFYRPNKQSQTDEDEPWVDRYSPSCQAELAVHKKKIEEVENWLRIHTTTSKGGILLLTGPSGCGKTTTVRVLAQELSIRIHEWTNSSNMESYSSSSQYEFRMNGLSYSSQSAQFREFLLRANKYNWLKIVGDDGTTDKKLILVEDFPNQFLRQHGSLHDILRQFVRSSRCPLVFIMSDSVNRDSSSRSLFPKDLQEELNITNISFNPVAPTAMMKVLTRISTVEAGKSCGKMCVLDAAALESLCSGSSGDIRSALNSLQFISFPDKALWTRKDRHVPSGIKQMKKKRSKKTKQMDQEPAIGGKDASLFLFRALGKILHCKRGNHGSPEAAQCAPGPALPSHLAHHQRDPLLITPEMVVEHSHMSGEVFNLYLHQNYLDFFSEVDDVAEASKYQSDADLLAANWMTRSTMRDYGSSVATRGILYSNTRHTSVGFRPLYKPNWLLVNKNHQENCLAAQSLFGSFCLTPVSLQTELLPYLPKLSNPLRNQAQLRFINDVAQMSLRRFPCRLKLETLTDKDPGELKIDAEEEQEDKQCQDGAEAPHPVTDHILLDEEDLIIDEYDSD